The Lysobacter capsici genome has a segment encoding these proteins:
- a CDS encoding polysaccharide biosynthesis tyrosine autokinase, translating to MSAVSTPPGSRQDSNDEIDLAALLGTLLDHRWLIGTVTAAGFVLSLMYVLLASPVYQANAMVQVESNSPTLPGLTAVSQALTDSAPQAVTEIALMTSRTVVGKAVDDLRLDVQVEPKRFPLIGSLLARRFQPAAPGDLAAPWLGMTSYGWGGETLALSQLSVPEELVAKPLVLVAAESGAYALYDDEDRLLLNGKVGEKASAGAVSLRVEQMSAHPGMRFEITQLPRLAILTALQNNLTASEKAKDSGIIQLSYENGDPDLAVATLDAITRQYTRQNVERNSAEAASSLEFVQKQLPNVRADLEKAEHALAEYQSQAHTVDVTLEAKSLLDQVVALDNNVSQLKLQQAEVSRRFTPQHPAYRALMAQLGELEGKKQEINDRIGGLPQTQQQLLGLTREVQVSTLTYTNLLNQAQQLDIARAGTVGNARVVDKSVVDVSQPIKPKRLQLLVIGTFLAGFLAVAWVFLRQMLNRGIEDVKQIEELGLPVYASIPMSDYQRDHESNGRKLRNGNGRSNRPHLLALDAPSDLAIEAIRSLRTSLHFARLEAKNNILMICGSSPGAGKTFVSTNLAAVITQGGQRVLLIDGDMRRGTLHRVMGHSNDNGLADLLAGKIDLARATRASAIDGLHFIPRGEAPPNPSELLMRPNLAALLQTTAQQYDLVIVDTPPILAVTDAAIIGRHAATSLMVARFGLNPAKELALAKQRFEHNGIELRGAIFNAVERRHDTHYVYGYQYQGKTDA from the coding sequence ATGTCGGCAGTATCAACGCCACCTGGCTCGCGCCAGGACAGCAACGACGAGATCGATCTGGCCGCGTTGCTCGGCACCTTGCTCGACCATCGCTGGCTGATCGGCACCGTCACCGCGGCCGGTTTCGTGCTGAGCCTGATGTATGTGCTGCTGGCCTCGCCGGTGTATCAGGCCAATGCGATGGTGCAGGTGGAGTCGAACTCGCCCACCCTGCCCGGCCTGACCGCGGTCTCGCAGGCGCTGACCGATTCGGCGCCGCAGGCGGTCACCGAGATCGCGCTGATGACTTCGCGCACCGTGGTCGGCAAGGCCGTCGACGATCTCAGGCTCGACGTGCAGGTCGAGCCCAAGCGCTTTCCCTTGATCGGCTCGTTGCTGGCGCGGCGCTTTCAGCCCGCCGCGCCGGGCGATCTGGCCGCGCCGTGGCTCGGCATGACCAGCTACGGCTGGGGCGGCGAAACCCTGGCGCTGTCGCAGTTGAGCGTGCCCGAGGAACTGGTCGCCAAGCCGCTGGTGCTGGTCGCCGCCGAATCCGGTGCATACGCGCTGTACGACGATGAAGACCGATTGCTGCTCAACGGCAAGGTCGGCGAGAAGGCCAGCGCGGGCGCGGTCAGCCTGCGCGTGGAACAGATGAGCGCGCATCCGGGCATGCGCTTTGAGATCACCCAACTGCCGCGGCTGGCCATCCTCACCGCGCTGCAGAACAACCTGACCGCGAGCGAGAAGGCCAAGGACTCGGGGATCATCCAGCTCAGCTACGAGAACGGCGATCCCGATCTCGCGGTGGCGACGCTGGACGCGATCACCCGCCAATACACCCGCCAGAACGTCGAGCGCAATTCCGCCGAAGCCGCCAGCAGCCTGGAGTTCGTGCAGAAGCAGTTGCCCAACGTGCGCGCCGATCTGGAAAAGGCCGAGCACGCGCTGGCCGAGTATCAGTCGCAGGCGCATACCGTCGATGTGACCCTGGAAGCCAAGTCGCTGCTCGACCAGGTCGTCGCGCTGGACAACAACGTCTCGCAGTTGAAGCTGCAACAGGCCGAAGTCAGCCGCCGCTTCACTCCGCAGCACCCGGCCTATCGCGCCCTGATGGCGCAATTGGGCGAATTGGAAGGGAAAAAGCAGGAAATCAACGACCGCATCGGCGGCCTGCCGCAGACCCAGCAGCAACTGCTCGGGCTGACCCGCGAGGTCCAGGTCAGCACGCTGACCTATACCAATCTGTTGAACCAGGCGCAGCAGCTCGACATCGCCCGCGCCGGCACGGTCGGCAATGCGCGCGTGGTCGACAAGTCGGTGGTCGACGTGAGCCAGCCGATCAAGCCCAAGCGCCTGCAGTTGCTGGTGATCGGCACCTTCCTCGCCGGTTTTCTCGCGGTCGCCTGGGTGTTCCTGCGGCAGATGCTCAACCGCGGCATCGAGGACGTGAAGCAGATCGAGGAACTCGGCCTGCCGGTGTACGCCTCGATCCCGATGAGCGATTACCAGCGCGACCACGAAAGCAACGGCCGCAAGCTGCGCAACGGCAATGGACGCAGCAACCGTCCGCACCTGCTGGCCCTGGACGCGCCGTCGGATCTGGCGATCGAAGCGATCCGCAGCCTGCGCACTTCGCTGCATTTCGCCCGGCTGGAAGCGAAGAACAACATCCTGATGATCTGCGGCTCCAGCCCCGGCGCCGGCAAGACCTTCGTCTCGACCAACCTGGCCGCGGTGATCACCCAGGGCGGCCAGCGCGTGCTGCTGATCGACGGCGACATGCGCCGCGGCACCCTGCACCGGGTGATGGGACACAGCAACGACAACGGCCTGGCCGACCTTCTGGCCGGCAAGATCGATCTGGCCAGGGCCACGCGCGCGTCGGCCATCGACGGGCTGCACTTCATCCCGCGCGGCGAAGCGCCGCCGAATCCGTCCGAACTGTTGATGCGCCCCAATCTGGCCGCGCTGCTGCAGACCACCGCGCAGCAGTACGACCTGGTGATCGTCGACACGCCGCCGATCCTGGCGGTGACCGACGCGGCGATCATCGGCCGCCACGCCGCGACCAGCCTGATGGTCGCCCGCTTCGGCCTCAATCCGGCCAAGGAACTGGCGCTGGCCAAACAGCGCTTCGAACACAACGGCATCGAACTGCGCGGCGCGATCTTCAACGCGGTCGAGCGCCGTCACGACACCCATTACGTCTACGGCTATCAGTACCAGGGCAAGACCGATGCGTGA
- a CDS encoding low molecular weight protein-tyrosine-phosphatase translates to MFRRVLIVCVGNICRSPTAEVLLRQQLHDLDVTVESAGLAAVKGHPIDATAQAVLNQHGMSGQSHVARQIDRAMIDAADLVLTMEPWHIDAVLRISPHARGKTYLLGKWLDNTSIPDPYRQSHSVFEQSYQLISSGVSSWRGYL, encoded by the coding sequence GTGTTCCGTCGAGTTCTGATCGTATGCGTCGGCAATATCTGCCGAAGTCCCACCGCTGAAGTGCTGTTGCGCCAACAACTCCACGACCTGGACGTCACCGTCGAATCCGCGGGGCTGGCCGCCGTCAAGGGCCACCCGATCGACGCCACAGCGCAGGCTGTGCTCAATCAACATGGAATGTCGGGGCAATCGCATGTTGCTCGACAGATCGACCGCGCGATGATCGACGCGGCCGATCTGGTGTTGACCATGGAGCCATGGCATATCGATGCCGTGCTCCGGATTTCGCCGCATGCGCGAGGCAAGACGTATCTGCTCGGGAAATGGCTGGACAACACCAGCATTCCCGATCCGTACCGGCAATCGCACAGCGTTTTCGAACAGTCCTACCAGTTGATCAGCTCAGGGGTGAGTAGCTGGCGGGGCTATCTATAA
- a CDS encoding polysaccharide biosynthesis/export family protein, producing MRKLSRALALTAIAGLGGCMWAPGQYMSPKQFAPGKTIEDGHIQLVTITPQFLASEHAASAAAALPTELLSYQPEPYRIGAGDTLYITIWDHPELTSPAGTQQQPAANGRLVRPDGTLFYPYVGVVEARGKTIEELRTIITQRIARVVESPQVDVSIIDYGSQRVTLQGAFVKTDRQPITATPLTLSQAIGAATVDPLRADLSGLVLTRAGRQYRLDLDALNRGDSNAPDIYLKAGDHLFLPYNDRKEVYVVGEVMRPQALNFKTTDMTLTQALGRVGGLNPQTSKGEAVYVIRGVEDMQQKPATIYHLNAKSPASYALASQFAVRPGDVVFVGPAGVTRWNRFVNQLLPLSNVINNAANTQDLLGR from the coding sequence ATGAGAAAGCTTTCGCGCGCCCTGGCCCTCACGGCCATCGCCGGCCTCGGCGGCTGCATGTGGGCGCCCGGGCAGTACATGTCGCCCAAGCAGTTCGCGCCAGGCAAGACGATCGAGGACGGGCATATCCAGTTGGTCACGATCACCCCGCAGTTCCTGGCGAGCGAGCATGCGGCCAGCGCCGCCGCAGCGCTGCCGACCGAATTGCTGAGCTATCAGCCCGAGCCGTATCGCATCGGCGCCGGCGATACCTTGTACATCACCATCTGGGATCATCCCGAACTCACTTCGCCGGCCGGCACCCAGCAGCAGCCAGCGGCGAACGGGCGCCTGGTCCGGCCCGACGGCACCTTGTTCTATCCCTACGTCGGCGTGGTCGAGGCGCGCGGCAAGACCATCGAGGAACTGCGCACGATCATCACCCAGCGCATCGCGCGCGTGGTCGAAAGCCCGCAGGTCGACGTCAGCATCATCGACTACGGCAGTCAGCGGGTGACCTTGCAGGGCGCGTTCGTGAAGACCGATCGCCAGCCGATCACCGCCACGCCGCTGACCTTGTCGCAGGCGATCGGCGCGGCCACCGTCGATCCCTTGCGCGCGGACCTGTCCGGGCTGGTGCTCACGCGCGCGGGGCGCCAGTACCGGCTCGATCTGGATGCGCTCAATCGCGGCGACAGCAATGCGCCCGACATCTATCTCAAGGCCGGCGATCATCTGTTCCTGCCGTACAACGACCGCAAGGAAGTGTATGTGGTCGGCGAGGTGATGCGCCCGCAGGCGCTCAACTTCAAGACCACCGACATGACCCTGACCCAGGCCCTGGGCCGGGTCGGCGGGCTCAACCCGCAGACCTCCAAGGGCGAGGCGGTGTATGTGATCCGCGGGGTCGAGGACATGCAGCAGAAGCCGGCGACGATCTATCACCTCAACGCCAAATCGCCGGCGTCCTACGCGCTGGCCAGCCAGTTCGCGGTGCGGCCCGGCGACGTGGTGTTCGTCGGTCCGGCAGGGGTGACCCGCTGGAACCGCTTCGTCAATCAGCTGCTGCCGTTGTCGAACGTGATCAACAACGCGGCCAATACCCAGGATCTGTTGGGGCGCTGA
- a CDS encoding CocE/NonD family hydrolase: MKAGVASWMLGGLLAAVSLASMDAYAQDAKPDSKPDAKPEPGPFDFRWDVRIPLRDGVKLSATQYLPRGLKRAGPCVFSLTPYTAQRNHERGKYFASHGYAYYAVDVRGRGNSEGEFTPLLQEARDGHDVVEWLARQPSCNGKVAMSGGSYLGYAQWATVKELPPHLATIVPIASVGPGVDFPILNNIPYTYNMQWLTFVSGHTSQDRIFGDFGFWASQYRRWYEAHAPYTQLDQYIGNPSPTFQTWNAHPYQDAYWDSHRPTPEQYAKLEVPILSVTGHYDDDQPGAMSYYKGHMRYGNERAKAMHYLVIGPWDHTGTSSPQAEVGGLKFGEASLVDINALHVAWYDWTMKQGSRPEFLKDKVAFYVVGEEAWRYAPSLQAVTASTQTWYLDSQGRANDVFESGQLRATQSGGGVDRYVYDPLDTSPLEYEDRPDVLTPTYAYLTDQRGLVMSSGKQLIYHTPALDRDTDIAGFFKLSAYIALDQPDTDFSAKIYEIKADGGSVFLAQELMRARYRKSLHQPELVTPGQVERYDFERFNFTARRLAKGSRLRLVIAPLNSLSMQKNYNSGGVVAEESGKDARKVTVSLYHDAQHPSALYVPIAAKSSVRK; this comes from the coding sequence ATGAAGGCAGGCGTCGCAAGCTGGATGCTCGGCGGGCTACTCGCCGCCGTGAGCCTCGCGTCGATGGATGCGTACGCGCAGGACGCCAAGCCCGACAGCAAGCCCGACGCCAAACCCGAGCCCGGACCGTTCGATTTCCGCTGGGACGTGCGCATCCCCTTGCGCGACGGCGTCAAGCTCAGCGCGACCCAATACCTGCCGCGCGGGCTCAAGCGCGCCGGCCCCTGCGTGTTCTCGCTGACCCCGTACACCGCGCAGCGCAATCACGAACGCGGCAAGTACTTCGCCAGCCACGGCTACGCCTATTACGCGGTCGACGTGCGCGGCCGCGGCAATTCCGAAGGCGAGTTCACCCCGTTGCTGCAGGAGGCGCGCGACGGCCACGACGTGGTCGAATGGCTGGCGCGGCAGCCCTCGTGCAACGGCAAGGTGGCGATGAGCGGCGGCTCCTATCTGGGCTACGCGCAATGGGCCACGGTGAAGGAATTGCCGCCGCATCTGGCCACGATCGTGCCGATCGCATCGGTCGGGCCGGGTGTGGACTTCCCGATCCTCAACAATATTCCCTACACCTACAACATGCAGTGGCTGACCTTCGTCAGCGGCCACACCTCGCAGGACCGGATCTTCGGTGACTTCGGCTTCTGGGCCTCGCAGTACCGGCGCTGGTACGAGGCGCATGCGCCGTACACGCAACTCGATCAGTACATCGGCAACCCGTCGCCGACCTTCCAGACCTGGAACGCGCATCCGTACCAGGACGCCTATTGGGACAGCCACCGGCCCACGCCGGAGCAGTACGCCAAGCTCGAGGTGCCGATCCTCAGCGTCACCGGCCATTACGACGACGATCAGCCCGGCGCGATGAGTTATTACAAAGGCCATATGCGCTACGGCAACGAGCGCGCCAAGGCCATGCATTACCTGGTGATCGGGCCGTGGGATCACACCGGCACCAGCAGCCCGCAGGCCGAGGTCGGCGGACTGAAGTTCGGCGAGGCCTCGCTGGTCGACATCAACGCGCTGCACGTCGCCTGGTACGACTGGACGATGAAGCAGGGCAGCAGGCCGGAATTCCTCAAGGACAAGGTCGCGTTCTACGTGGTCGGCGAAGAGGCCTGGCGTTATGCGCCGTCACTGCAGGCGGTGACCGCGAGCACCCAGACCTGGTACCTGGATTCGCAAGGCCGCGCCAACGACGTGTTCGAATCGGGCCAGCTGCGCGCGACCCAGTCCGGCGGCGGCGTCGATCGCTACGTTTACGATCCGCTCGACACCAGTCCGCTGGAATACGAGGACCGGCCGGACGTGCTCACGCCGACCTATGCCTACCTCACCGATCAGCGCGGGCTGGTGATGTCCTCGGGCAAGCAGCTGATCTATCACACGCCCGCGCTGGATCGCGACACCGACATCGCCGGCTTCTTCAAGTTGTCGGCGTACATCGCCCTGGATCAGCCCGACACCGATTTCTCGGCCAAGATCTATGAGATCAAGGCCGACGGCGGCAGCGTGTTCCTGGCCCAGGAACTGATGCGCGCGCGGTATCGCAAGAGCCTGCATCAACCTGAGCTGGTCACGCCCGGGCAGGTCGAGCGTTACGACTTCGAGCGTTTCAACTTCACCGCGCGGCGTCTGGCCAAGGGCAGCCGCCTGCGGCTGGTGATCGCGCCGCTCAATAGCCTGAGCATGCAGAAGAACTACAACAGCGGCGGCGTGGTCGCCGAAGAATCGGGCAAGGACGCGCGCAAGGTCACCGTGTCGCTGTACCACGACGCGCAGCATCCCAGCGCCTTGTACGTTCCGATCGCGGCGAAGTCGTCGGTGCGCAAGTAA
- a CDS encoding methyl-accepting chemotaxis protein codes for MSQFTIRQRIMFSFAMIIAVMVLMGAIALQRLNHIQIEESALRSDSIPGLYSSGTIETEWHAYYTALHGLSAPAASDRAAAVENLRARHDAFEEAMGRYRVTIHAAEDRRSFEQFGRLTASVFALQPELIKAGETSDQALQEALRTRISPTFHKSAEQIRSIIQYNYKQSVASGIRIDDAVKSAQFGIALAFAGALLLAALAGFFLWRAITRPLDQLARASAVMAKGDFSQRLGFARSDEFGAVAQGYDRMSTDLSELVGQIQTSGIQVNSSINEITATLREQHATAAQIAATTTEIGATSREIAATSKELARAMRDVAGSAEQTADLAGDGQEGVAQMEDTMGRMIDATAAISSKLAVLAEKASNISQVVTTITKVADQTNLLSLNAAIEAEKAGEYGRGFSVVAVEIRRLADQTAVATLDIEQMVREIQSAVSAGVMGMDKFSEEVRRGTGDVQKVGGQLSKVIEHVQAMVPRFETVNEGVQAQTAGAEQINLALAQLSEAAQQTVDALKQSNQAIDELHQVSAGLRDGVSKFKLLA; via the coding sequence ATGAGCCAATTCACGATCCGCCAGCGGATCATGTTCAGTTTCGCGATGATTATCGCGGTGATGGTGTTGATGGGCGCGATCGCCCTGCAGCGGCTGAATCACATCCAGATCGAAGAAAGCGCCCTGCGCAGCGATTCGATTCCCGGCCTGTATTCCTCGGGCACGATCGAGACCGAATGGCATGCCTATTACACGGCCCTGCACGGGCTGTCGGCGCCGGCCGCGAGCGACCGGGCGGCGGCGGTGGAGAACCTGCGCGCCCGCCACGACGCGTTCGAGGAGGCGATGGGGCGCTATCGGGTGACCATCCACGCGGCCGAGGACCGGCGCAGCTTCGAGCAGTTCGGCCGCCTGACCGCCTCGGTGTTCGCCCTGCAGCCCGAACTGATCAAGGCCGGCGAGACCAGCGATCAGGCGTTGCAGGAGGCGCTGCGCACGCGGATCAGCCCGACCTTCCACAAGTCGGCCGAGCAGATCCGTTCGATCATCCAGTACAACTACAAGCAGTCGGTGGCCTCGGGCATCCGCATCGACGACGCGGTCAAGTCGGCCCAGTTCGGCATCGCCCTGGCCTTCGCCGGCGCGCTGCTGCTGGCGGCGCTGGCCGGTTTCTTCCTGTGGCGGGCGATCACCCGGCCGCTGGATCAGCTGGCGCGCGCGTCGGCGGTGATGGCCAAGGGCGATTTCAGTCAGCGCCTGGGCTTCGCCCGCAGCGACGAGTTCGGCGCGGTCGCGCAAGGCTACGACCGCATGAGCACCGATCTGTCGGAGCTGGTCGGGCAGATCCAGACCTCGGGCATCCAGGTCAATTCCTCGATCAACGAGATCACCGCGACCCTGCGCGAACAGCACGCCACCGCCGCCCAGATCGCCGCGACCACCACCGAGATCGGCGCGACCTCGCGCGAGATCGCCGCCACCTCCAAGGAGCTGGCGCGGGCGATGCGCGATGTCGCCGGCAGCGCCGAGCAGACCGCCGACCTCGCCGGCGACGGCCAGGAGGGCGTGGCGCAGATGGAAGACACCATGGGCCGGATGATCGACGCGACCGCGGCGATCAGCAGCAAGCTCGCGGTGCTGGCCGAGAAGGCCAGCAACATCAGCCAGGTCGTCACCACCATTACCAAGGTCGCCGACCAGACCAATCTGCTCTCGCTCAACGCCGCGATCGAGGCCGAGAAGGCCGGCGAATACGGCCGCGGCTTCTCGGTGGTGGCGGTGGAAATCCGCCGTCTGGCCGATCAGACCGCGGTCGCCACCCTCGACATCGAGCAGATGGTGCGCGAGATCCAGTCGGCGGTGTCGGCCGGCGTGATGGGCATGGACAAATTCTCCGAGGAAGTCCGCCGCGGCACCGGCGACGTGCAGAAGGTCGGCGGCCAGTTGTCGAAGGTGATCGAGCACGTGCAGGCGATGGTGCCGCGTTTCGAAACCGTCAACGAGGGCGTGCAGGCGCAGACCGCCGGCGCCGAGCAGATCAACCTGGCCCTGGCCCAGCTCAGCGAAGCCGCGCAGCAGACCGTCGACGCGCTCAAGCAATCCAATCAGGCGATCGACGAACTGCATCAGGTCAGCGCCGGTCTGCGCGACGGCGTGTCGAAGTTCAAGCTGCTGGCTTGA
- a CDS encoding chemotaxis protein CheW: MLLLVFHLDRDRYAIDAAQVVSVLPLVRIKTIPQAPAAVAGLFDYRGELVPVIDLCQLALGRAARQLLSTRIIVVDYPGDDGRMRKLGLIAEQVLETLRRDAHQFEASGIDSPDASYLGPVVSDARGPIQLVGVAELLPESVRELLFKVAAQA, encoded by the coding sequence GTGTTATTGCTGGTGTTCCATCTCGATCGCGACCGCTACGCCATCGACGCGGCGCAGGTCGTGTCGGTGCTGCCGCTGGTGCGGATCAAGACGATCCCGCAGGCGCCGGCCGCGGTCGCCGGCCTGTTCGATTACCGCGGCGAACTGGTGCCGGTGATCGATCTGTGCCAGTTGGCCCTGGGCCGCGCGGCGCGGCAGTTGCTGAGCACGCGGATCATCGTGGTGGACTACCCGGGCGACGACGGCCGCATGCGCAAGCTCGGCCTGATCGCCGAGCAGGTGCTGGAAACGCTGCGGCGCGATGCGCACCAATTCGAAGCCAGCGGCATCGACAGCCCGGATGCGTCCTACCTGGGCCCGGTCGTCAGCGATGCGCGCGGGCCGATCCAACTTGTCGGCGTGGCCGAGCTGTTGCCCGAATCGGTGCGCGAACTGCTGTTCAAGGTGGCGGCGCAGGCATGA
- a CDS encoding CheR family methyltransferase: MKLDGFQQWLKDTMGLDASTIGPTLVERAVQRRMSACGRAGLADYWQWLRDSTLEQQELIEAVVVPETWFFRDAQAFATLARHFDPLWAATHAGERLRLLSLPCSSGEEPYTMVMSLFEAGFPIERLDIDAVDISEQALGKARRGLYGSNSFRGGDLGFRDRHFQAVAGGWQLPASIRARVNFIQGNVLDLGFLPGEARYDAIFCRNLLIYFDEPTQVRTVEILARLLKPDGLLYVGPSEASLLLSRGMSSAQFPMAFAFRKAAPAPNPLAGTALQTNRRVASEPPRRAATPLASVPASSSRVSSASQRKPAPATPMSTKPASAATQSSLLDTAQSLADGGRFVEAAAACDAYLQAKGPSARALYLSGLIHGAMGRDAQAEDHLRKALYLDPCHEEALMHLALLLETRGDAAAGRVLRLRAQRCRTAASR; the protein is encoded by the coding sequence ATGAAACTCGACGGCTTCCAGCAATGGCTCAAGGACACGATGGGGCTGGACGCCAGCACCATCGGCCCGACCCTGGTCGAGCGCGCGGTGCAGCGGCGCATGAGCGCCTGCGGTCGCGCCGGCCTGGCCGATTATTGGCAATGGCTGCGCGACTCCACGCTGGAACAGCAGGAGCTGATCGAAGCGGTGGTGGTGCCGGAGACCTGGTTCTTCCGCGACGCGCAGGCGTTCGCCACCCTGGCCCGGCATTTCGATCCGCTATGGGCCGCGACCCATGCGGGCGAGCGGCTGCGGCTGCTGAGCCTGCCGTGTTCGAGCGGCGAAGAACCCTACACGATGGTGATGAGCCTGTTCGAGGCCGGGTTTCCGATCGAACGGCTCGACATCGACGCGGTCGACATCAGCGAACAGGCGCTGGGCAAGGCGCGACGCGGGCTGTACGGCAGCAACTCCTTCCGCGGCGGCGATCTGGGATTTCGCGACCGGCATTTCCAGGCCGTGGCCGGCGGCTGGCAGTTGCCGGCCTCGATCCGCGCACGGGTCAATTTCATTCAGGGCAATGTGCTCGACCTGGGGTTCCTGCCGGGCGAAGCGCGTTACGACGCGATTTTCTGCCGCAATCTGCTGATCTATTTCGACGAGCCGACCCAGGTGCGCACGGTGGAAATCCTGGCGCGGCTGCTGAAACCCGACGGGCTGTTGTATGTCGGTCCGTCCGAGGCGAGCCTGCTGCTGTCGCGCGGGATGAGTTCGGCGCAGTTCCCGATGGCGTTCGCGTTTCGCAAGGCCGCGCCCGCGCCGAACCCACTCGCCGGCACGGCGCTGCAGACGAACAGGCGCGTCGCGAGCGAGCCGCCGCGTCGCGCCGCCACGCCGCTCGCGTCCGTGCCTGCGTCGTCGTCGCGGGTTTCGTCGGCATCGCAGCGCAAGCCCGCGCCGGCGACACCGATGTCGACCAAGCCGGCGTCCGCCGCCACACAGTCGTCGCTGCTCGACACCGCGCAATCCCTCGCCGACGGCGGACGTTTCGTCGAAGCCGCCGCGGCCTGCGACGCGTATCTGCAGGCGAAGGGGCCGTCGGCGCGCGCCTTGTATCTGTCCGGCCTCATTCACGGCGCGATGGGCCGCGATGCGCAGGCCGAGGACCATCTGCGCAAGGCCTTGTACCTGGATCCCTGCCACGAGGAAGCGTTGATGCATCTGGCCCTGTTGCTGGAAACCCGCGGCGACGCGGCCGCCGGCCGCGTGCTGCGACTGCGCGCGCAGCGTTGCCGCACGGCGGCGAGCCGATAG
- a CDS encoding chemotaxis protein CheW, with translation MTDHPAIDASASAVAQLLGRAPDSDALSRATGEVAAQAEDLRALTRSLFVFRLRGEWLGLPAAIVDEVLEPRPIHSLPHRREGLVRGLVNVRGQLTVCVALESLLQIDAARADPERSAAGAASVLGRRLVVLSMQDQRLAFESDEVHGAHRYDPALVGEVPGTVALASAAFSTGVLAMQARSVGLLDDGLMLSAINRRLG, from the coding sequence ATGACCGACCATCCCGCCATCGACGCCTCGGCCAGCGCGGTCGCGCAACTGCTCGGCCGCGCGCCCGATTCCGACGCGCTCAGCCGCGCCACCGGCGAAGTCGCGGCCCAGGCCGAGGACTTGCGCGCGTTGACCCGTTCGCTGTTCGTGTTCCGCCTGCGCGGCGAATGGCTCGGGTTGCCCGCGGCGATCGTCGACGAAGTGCTGGAGCCGCGCCCGATCCACAGCCTGCCGCATCGCCGCGAAGGCCTGGTGCGCGGCCTGGTCAACGTGCGCGGGCAGCTCACGGTGTGCGTGGCGCTCGAATCGCTGCTGCAGATAGACGCGGCGCGCGCCGATCCGGAGCGCTCCGCCGCCGGCGCGGCCAGCGTGCTCGGGCGGCGGCTGGTGGTGCTGTCGATGCAGGACCAGCGGCTGGCGTTCGAATCCGACGAAGTGCACGGCGCGCATCGCTACGATCCGGCGCTGGTCGGCGAGGTGCCCGGCACCGTCGCCCTGGCCAGCGCGGCCTTCAGCACCGGCGTGCTGGCGATGCAGGCCCGCAGCGTGGGTCTGCTTGACGACGGCCTGATGCTGAGCGCAATCAATCGGCGGCTGGGATGA